The genomic DNA CGTTTTCCTTCGGCTTGAGGAAAGCGCAGGTCCTCGCTCGTCGTCTGCATCCAGACGCCATCGAGAATGCGACCGAAGCGCGAGTGGAAGCGCCGGCCGATCGTGTCCAGGCGGGATTCCTTGCGACCGTCGCCGCCGGTCTCTTTCAGGATGTCGCCGAGCGTTGCGGCGCCGAGAGCGGCCGAAGTCATGCCCTGACCATAGATCGGGTTGAAGCTGCAGAATGCGTCGCCGAGCACGACCAGGCCGGCCGGCATCGAGCCGAGCCGCTCGTAGTGACGGCGAAGATTGTAGGGGAAGCGATGCACGGCGATCGGCGAGCACGGCTCCGCATTGCGGATGGCTTCGTAAACGTCGGGCTCCGGGAGACTGCGTGCGAAGTCGAGGAACCCCTGTTCGTCGCCGGGTGGATAGTCGCGAAACCAGCCGACTTCGGTGACCATCCACAGGTCGTTCTCCACCGGCACGATCACGGCAAGGCGCGTGCCGGGAGCCTGGTGGTAGATGAACAGCGCTTTCCACGATCGACCTGTGCCGGCCGGCGGCCGGTACAGGCGGCTCGCGTAGCCCACGTCCACGCCGACGCGCGATTCGCGAGGAGAACAGAACCCGAGCGACTCGAGCCAGTGCGGCGTACGCGATCCGCGACCGCTCGCGTCGACGACCAGATCGGCCGCGAGCGTGCGCTCGTCACCGTCAGCATCGCGGATACGAAGGCCCGCGATCTTTGTGCCTTCGGCATCGAGCACCAGCCCGAGCGCGTCGCAGCCGTCGGCAATCTCAACCCCGCTAGTCGCGGCGACGCGGGCACGGACCTTCCACTCGAGATACGGCCGGCTCTGGCAGTGGAACTGCATCCCGCTGCGAAAGCGCACCTTCCATCCGCCGTAGTGATGCCAGCGGGTGTCGCCGGCCATGTCGATCGAGTGGGCACCGCCCTGGACCAGCTCGTCGAGCAGTCCCGGAAACAGGCCGTCCAGGACGACCTCGCCGCGCTTGAGCAGAACATGGACGTGGCGGATCTGCGGGACGCCTTTGCGCGTCAGCGGTCCGTCGGGGAAACGGTCGCGTTCCACCAACGTGACGCGACGGTAGTGATCGGAGAGCACTCGCGCGGCGACCAGGCCGGCCATGCTGCCGCCGAGCACGACGGCGTGTTCTCCGAGTATTCGGTGGGCTGCCATCGAAGGCGCCCACCATCAGGCAAGAGCGGCCAGCCGACAATCCCTGATCCGGGGGAAGCACGCCAATCTTTCGAGGAGTCGGCTGTGTTTCCTTGCGAGGTGCGGCGATGCTGCGCGAGGACGTTACTCGATGAGATTCTGGCGAAGTGCGATCGCAACCGCCTGCGCGCGGTCGGA from Candidatus Limnocylindrales bacterium includes the following:
- a CDS encoding FAD-dependent oxidoreductase, with protein sequence MAAHRILGEHAVVLGGSMAGLVAARVLSDHYRRVTLVERDRFPDGPLTRKGVPQIRHVHVLLKRGEVVLDGLFPGLLDELVQGGAHSIDMAGDTRWHHYGGWKVRFRSGMQFHCQSRPYLEWKVRARVAATSGVEIADGCDALGLVLDAEGTKIAGLRIRDADGDERTLAADLVVDASGRGSRTPHWLESLGFCSPRESRVGVDVGYASRLYRPPAGTGRSWKALFIYHQAPGTRLAVIVPVENDLWMVTEVGWFRDYPPGDEQGFLDFARSLPEPDVYEAIRNAEPCSPIAVHRFPYNLRRHYERLGSMPAGLVVLGDAFCSFNPIYGQGMTSAALGAATLGDILKETGGDGRKESRLDTIGRRFHSRFGRILDGVWMQTTSEDLRFPQAEGKRAWWLGLANAYTARVYELSRTDPVVSRAFLEVMHLMQPPISLLRPAIARRVLFAGLARKTSETGEVRYVDLAQ